The Orcinus orca chromosome 16, mOrcOrc1.1, whole genome shotgun sequence genome includes a window with the following:
- the ZNF853 gene encoding zinc finger protein 853, which yields MLYQWAPWDLRLTARMEVGPATKTFVLELRCLEDGGSRPDTLSGGSGGSESQEEEEAQERSSSPPRPAVSAPRGAGATAEGAPPEQQEWQPRQLEQQPELQQQPQQEQRQQLQPRDEGSGPQPNSQQQQQQQGGQERLPRPQPENPQPVRQEPLKPQPQLMQQQKQPQEQHMQEHQLSQQQQEQLQQQQDGQQQLPRQQQELQENPQSVHYEQRKPQPQRLQQQEQPQERQVQEQQLSQQQWEQLQSQQLPPQQQLQQEQSQLQQQEQLQPQQEQLQLQQQQQLQLQQQQLQQQQQLQQQQLQLQQQEQLQQLQQQQLQQQRLLQQQQEQLQQQLLQQQQEQLQLLQQQQEQLQQQLLQQQQLQQQQLLQQQQEQLQQQQLQPRPLEPEEEEEEVELELMPVDLGSEQELERQRQELERQQEQRQLQLKLQEQLQQLEKQLEQQQQLEEQQEVQLELTPVELGAQPPELQLELTPVPSELQLELVPAAGGGGAAVPGTPAAVVVAPPGYVVLQELMVLPAVSAPSVVAIPGPAGSAALTPARQRRRRRARDRPTICGECGKGFSRSTDLVRHQATHTGERPHRCGECGKSFSQHSNLVTHQRIHTGEKPYACPYCAKRFSESSALVQHQRTHTGERPYACGDCGKRFSVSSNLLRHRRTHSGERPYVCEDCGERFRHKVQIRRHERQLHGAGRSRGLGLLRGARAAAGGAPRAEQAADKAP from the exons ATGCTGTACCAG TGGGCTCCCTGGGATCTCCGTCTGACTGCCAGGATGGAGGTAGGGCCGGCAACCAAGACCTTCGTGCTCGAGCTGCGGTGTCTTGAAGATGGGGGCTCAAGGCCTGACACCCTCTcag GTGGCAGCGGTGGGAGTGAGAgtcaggaggaggaagaggctcAGGAGAGGAGCAGTAGCCCACCGCGGCCAGCAGTCTCAGCCCCGAGGGGGGCCGGTGCAACCGCTGAGGGAGCCCCGCCAGAACAGCAGGAGTGGCAACCCCGACAGTTAGAACAGCAGCCAGAGCTGCAGCAACAGCCACAGCAGGAGCAGCGGCAACAGCTGCAGCCACGAGACGAAGGGTCAGGACCTCAGCCAAACtcgcagcagcaacagcagcagcagggtGGGCAAGAGCGGCTGCCTCGACCACAGCCGGAAAACCCCCAACCTGTGCGACAGGAGCCCCTGAAACCACAGCCGCAGCTGATGCAACAGCAGaagcagccacaggagcagcaCATGCAAGAGCACCAGCTGTCACAGCAACAGCAGGAACAGCTCCAGCAGCAGCAAGATGGGCAGCAGCAGCTGCCTCGGCAGCAGCAGGAACTACAGGAAAATCCCCAATCTGTGCACTATGAGCAGCGGAAACCACAGCCGCAGCGGCTGCAACAGCAGGAACAACCACAGGAGCGGCAAGTGCAGGAACAGCAGCTGTCACAGCAACAGTGGGAACAGTTACAATCACAGCAGCTGCCACCGCAGCAGCAGTTACAGCAGGAACAGTCACAGCTGCAGCAGCAGGAACAGTTACAGCCGCAGCAGGAACAGTtacagctgcagcagcagcaacagttaCAGCTGCAGCAGCAACAgttacagcagcagcagcagctgcagcagcagcagttacagctgcagcagcaggaacagttgcagcagctgcagcagcaacaGTTACAGCAGCAGCGGCTGTTGCAGCAGCAGCAAGAACAGTTACAGCAGCAGCTGTTGCAGCAGCAGCAAGAGCAGTTGCAGCTATTGCAGCAGCAGCAAGAACAGTTACAGCAGCAGCTGCTGCAGCAGCAACAgttacagcagcagcagctgctgcagcagcagcaagaaCAGTTGcaacagcagcagctgcagccccGGCCGCTGgagccagaggaggaggaggaagaggtggagCTGGAGCTCATGCCGGTGGACTTGGGGTCGGAGCAGGAGCTGGAGCGGCAGCGGCAGGAGCTGGAGCGGCAGCAGGAGCAGCGGCAGCTGCAGCTCAAACTGCAGGAGCAACTGCAGCAGCTGGAGAAGCAGttggagcagcagcagcagctggaggaGCAGCAGGAGGTGCAGCTGGAGCTGACCCCGGTGGAGCTGGGGGCCCAGCCGCCGGAGCTGCAGCTGGAGCTGACCCCCGTGCCGTCGGAGCTGCAGCTGGAGCTGGTGCCCGCCGCGGGGGGCGGCGGTGCCGCCGTCCCGGGGACGCCCGCCGCGGTCGTGGTGGCGCCCCCGGGCTACGTGGTGCTGCAGGAGCTCATGGTGCTGCCGGCCGTGTCGGCGCCCTCGGTGGTGGCCATCCCGGGCCCGGCGGGCAGCGCGGCCCTGACGCCGGcccggcagcggcggcggcggcgcgcccGGGACCGGCCGACCATCTGCGGGGAGTGCGGCAAGGGCTTCAGCCGCAGCACGGACCTCGTGCGGCACCAGGCCACGCACACGGGCGAGCGGCCCCACCGCTGCGGCGAGTGCGGCAAGAGCTTCTCGCAGCACTCGAATTTGGTGACGCACCAGCGCATCCACACGGGCGAGAAGCCCTACGCGTGCCCGTACTGCGCCAAGCGCTTCAGCGAGAGCTCGGCGCTCGTGCAGCACCAGCGCACGCACACGGGCGAGCGGCCCTACGCCTGCGGCGACTGCGGCAAGCGCTTCAGCGTCTCGTCCAACCTGCTGCGCCACCGCCGCACGCACTCGGGCGAGCGGCCTTACGTGTGCGAGGACTGCGGCGAGCGCTTCCGCCACAAGGTGCAGATCCGCCGCCATGAGCGCCAGCTGCACGGCGCCGGCCGCTCCCGGGGCCTGGGTCTGCTCCGCGGCGCGCGCGCGGCCGCCGGCGGGGCCCCGCGCGCCGAGCAGGCTGCGGACAAGGCGCCGTGA
- the ZNF316 gene encoding zinc finger protein 316 isoform X1, protein MAALHTTPDSPAAQRERAEDGLECDPDQEEEEEEEKGEEEGELAKEEVMVVEAEDAEAVAEVAEELEADGVQAGPGRQAEAEVEDADAEAVVAEERSPASGTQERLSCGGDAESPGLQEKALQASRAPATSRGEDLEEDEDEDEDEDEDSSLASGSQGLVTFEDVAVYFSLEEWERLDADQRELYKEVMQENYGILVSLGYPIPKPDLIFRLEQGEEPWVPDSPRPEEGDIVTGVYTGAWFWTDDIEDHEEEDDEDFLAEVAEEENEPPGLWSAAYGVGDVPGTWGPDDSDSAQTPEGWGLDPGGLGVLAEGSEAKPFLQGREPGASLMAPWAFPAAVTAPAGRPETTCDVCGKVFPHRSRLAKHQRYHAAVKPFGCDECGKGFVYRSHLAIHQRTHTGEKPFPCPDCGKRFVYKSHLVTHRRIHTGERPYRCAFCGAGFGRRSYLVTHQRTHTGERPYPCPHCGRSFSQSSALARHQAVHTADRPHCCPDCGQAFRLRADFQRHRRGGGCAEPSGDGPRREPCETGPSAGPEEAEAGPEGPEVDEADGEAEGEAEAREAAMEAPTPGRKDDPEPDRRFLGLGNGLGEGEGPSSHPLGFHFPVHPKSWLHPDGFPILGLPDFADRLSTDGRPLPGPLGGRLSLVEGAGLACDPFGGGAGPGGGGGLRAFGPAVGGLLAEPAPAALAEEESPWICSDCGKTFGRRAALAKHQRYHAGERPHRCADCGKSFVYGSHLARHRRTHTGERPFPCPECGARFARGSHLAAHVRGHTGEKPFVCGVCGAGFSRRAHLTAHGRAHTGERPYACGECGRRFGQSAALTRHQWAHAEEKPHRCPDCGKGFGHSSDFKRHRRTHTGEKPFRCTDCGRGFAQRSNLAKHRRGHTGERPFPCPECGKRFSQRSVLVTHQRTHTGERPYACANCGRRFSQSSHLLTHMKTHRGTAGAPGQTPAAPAPKAEAPAKGPPSAGAGTGSGERGSTLLEFAGGTSFGSEPTAAFAGPSGAYEESIM, encoded by the exons ATGGCGGCCCTTCACACGACTCCAGACTCCCCAGCCGCCCAGCGGGAGAGGGCGGAGGACGGGTTGGAATGTGATCCTGatcaggaggaagaagaggaggaagaaaagggggaagaggagggggagctgGCGAaggaggaggtgatggtggtggaggcCGAGGACGCCGAGGCCGTGGCGGAGGTGGCAGAGGAGCTGGAGGCGGACGGGGTGCAGGCAGGGCCAGGGCGGCAGGCGGAGGCGGAGGTGGAGGACGCCGACGCGGAGGCGGTGGTGGCAGAAGAGCGGAGTCCGGCATCGGGGACCCAGGAGCGCCTTAGCTGTGGTGGGGATGCTGAGTCCCCAGGTCTTCAGGAAAAGG CCCTGCAGGCGTCCCGGGCTCCAGCCACGTCGAGGGGTGAGGAcctggaggaggacgaggacgaggatgaggacgaggacgaggacagTTCCCTGGCATCTGGGTCTCAG GGGCTGGTGACCTTTGAAGACGTGGCTGTGTACTTCTCCCTGGAGGAGTGGGAAAGGCTGGATGCAGACCAGCGGGAGCTCTACAAGGAAGTCATGCAGGAAAACTATGGGATTCTGGTGTCCTTGG GATACCCAATCCCCAAGCCGGATCTGATCTTCCGGCTGGAGCAAGGAGAGGAGCCTTGGGTCCCGGATAGCCCCCGTCCCGAGGAGGGAGACATCGTCACCGGTGTCTACACAG GGGCCTGGTTCTGGACCGACGACATAGAGGACCATGAGGAGGAGGACGACGAGGACTTCCTGGCAGAGGTGGCCGAGGAGGAGAACGAGCCCCCAGGGCTGTGGTCCGCGGCCTACGGCGTGGGGGACGTGCCTGGGACCTGGGGCCCCGACGACTCGGATTCGGCGCAGACTCCAGAGGGGTGGGGTCTTGACCCCGGCGGCCTTGGGGTCCTGGCCGAGGGGTCCGAGGCGAAGCCCTTTCTGCAGGGCCGGGAGCCGGGCGCGAGCCTGATGGCGCCCTGGGCGTTCCCGGCCGCGGTGACCGCTCCAGCCGGGCGGCCGGAGACGACGTGTGACGTGTGCGGTAAAGTGTTCCCGCACCGGTCCCGGCTGGCCAAGCACCAGCGCTACCACGCGGCCGTCAAGCCCTTCGGCTGCGATGAGTGCGGCAAGGGCTTCGTGTACCGCTCGCACCTGGCCATCCATCAGCGCACCCACACCGGCGAGAAGCCCTTCCCGTGTCCGGACTGCGGCAAGCGCTTCGTGTACAAGTCGCACCTGGTCACGCACCGGCGCATCCACACGGGCGAGCGGCCCTACCGCTGCGCCTTCTGCGGCGCGGGCTTCGGGCGCCGCTCCTACCTGGTCACGCACCAGCGCACGCACACCGGAGAGCGGCCCTACCCCTGCCCGCACTGCGGCCGCAGCTTCAGCCAGAGCTCGGCGCTCGCGCGGCACCAGGCCGTGCACACGGCCGACCGGCCTCACTGCTGCCCCGACTGCGGCCAGGCCTTCCGCCTCCGCGCCGACTTCCAGCGCCATCGACGGGGCGGCGGCTGCGCGGAGCCCAGCGGCGACGGCCCTCGGCGCGAGCCCTGTGAGACGGGGCCCTCGGCGGGGCCCGAGGAGGCCGAAGCCGGGCCTGAGGGGCCTGAGGTCGACGAAGCAGACGGAGAGGCCGAGGGAGAGGCCGAGGCGAGAGAGGCGGCGATGGAGGCGCCCACCCCCGGGAGAAAGGATGACCCCGAGCCGGACAGGCGGTTTCTGGGGCTGGGCAACGGCCTGGGGGAGGGCGAAGGCCCTTCCTCGCACCCGCTCGGCTTCCACTTCCCCGTGCACCCCAAGTCTTGGCTTCACCCGGATGGCTTTCCGATCTTGGGCCTCCCGGACTTCGCGGACCGGCTGTCGACCGACGGGCGCCCCCTGCCCGGACCCCTGGGGGGCCGGCTCTCCCTGGTAGAAGGCGCGGGGCTGGCCTGCGACCCTTTCGGCGGCGGTGCTGGGCCTGGGGGCGGCGGCGGCCTGCGTGCGTTCGGGCCTGCAGTCGGGGGGCTGCTGGCGGAGCCTGCGCCTGCCGCGCTGGCCGAGGAGGAGAGCCCGTGGATATGTTCCGACTGCGGCAAGACGTTCGGGCGCCGCGCGGCGCTGGCGAAGCACCAGCGCTACCACGCGGGCGAGCGGCCGCACCGCTGCGCCGACTGCGGCAAGAGCTTCGTGTACGGCTCGCACCTGGCGCGCCACCGCCGCACGCATACTGGCGAGCGGCCCTTCCCGTGCCCCGAGTGCGGTGCGCGCTTCGCCCGCGGCTCGCACCTGGCGGCGCACGTGCGTGGCCACACGGGCGAGAAGCCCTTTGTGTGCGGCGTGTGCGGCGCGGGCTTCAGCCGGCGCGCGCACCTGACGGCGCACGGGCGCGCGCACACGGGCGAGCGGCCCTACGCGTGCGGCGAGTGCGGCCGCCGCTTCGGGCAGAGCGCGGCGCTGACGCGACACCAGTGGGCGCACGCCGAGGAGAAGCCACACCGCTGTCCCGACTGCGGCAAGGGCTTCGGCCACAGCTCGGACTTCAAGCGGCACCGACGCACGCACACGGGCGAGAAGCCCTTCCGCTGCACCGACTGCGGCCGCGGCTTCGCGCAGCGCTCCAACCTGGCCAAGCACCGGCGCGGCCACACGGGCGAACGGCCCTTCCCGTGCCCCGAGTGCGGCAAGCGGTTTTCGCAGCGCTCGGTGCTCGTGACACACCAGCGCACGCACACGGGCGAGCGGCCCTACGCCTGCGCCAACTGCGGCCGCCGCTTCTCGCAGAGCTCGCACCTGCTCACCCACATGAAGACGCACCGCGGCACGGCGGGCGCGCCTGGCCAGACGCCGGCTGCCCCCGCGCCCAAGGCCGAGGCACCCGCTAAGGGGCCGCCGAGCGCGGGCGCAGGGACCGGGTCCGGGGAGCGCGGCAGCACCCTGCTGGAGTTCGCAGGCGGAACGAGCTTCGGCTCCGAGCCGACGGCCGCGTTCGCGGGGCCCTCGGGCGCCTACGAGGAGAGCATCATGTGA
- the ZNF316 gene encoding zinc finger protein 316 isoform X2, with the protein MQENYGILVSLGYPIPKPDLIFRLEQGEEPWVPDSPRPEEGDIVTGVYTGAWFWTDDIEDHEEEDDEDFLAEVAEEENEPPGLWSAAYGVGDVPGTWGPDDSDSAQTPEGWGLDPGGLGVLAEGSEAKPFLQGREPGASLMAPWAFPAAVTAPAGRPETTCDVCGKVFPHRSRLAKHQRYHAAVKPFGCDECGKGFVYRSHLAIHQRTHTGEKPFPCPDCGKRFVYKSHLVTHRRIHTGERPYRCAFCGAGFGRRSYLVTHQRTHTGERPYPCPHCGRSFSQSSALARHQAVHTADRPHCCPDCGQAFRLRADFQRHRRGGGCAEPSGDGPRREPCETGPSAGPEEAEAGPEGPEVDEADGEAEGEAEAREAAMEAPTPGRKDDPEPDRRFLGLGNGLGEGEGPSSHPLGFHFPVHPKSWLHPDGFPILGLPDFADRLSTDGRPLPGPLGGRLSLVEGAGLACDPFGGGAGPGGGGGLRAFGPAVGGLLAEPAPAALAEEESPWICSDCGKTFGRRAALAKHQRYHAGERPHRCADCGKSFVYGSHLARHRRTHTGERPFPCPECGARFARGSHLAAHVRGHTGEKPFVCGVCGAGFSRRAHLTAHGRAHTGERPYACGECGRRFGQSAALTRHQWAHAEEKPHRCPDCGKGFGHSSDFKRHRRTHTGEKPFRCTDCGRGFAQRSNLAKHRRGHTGERPFPCPECGKRFSQRSVLVTHQRTHTGERPYACANCGRRFSQSSHLLTHMKTHRGTAGAPGQTPAAPAPKAEAPAKGPPSAGAGTGSGERGSTLLEFAGGTSFGSEPTAAFAGPSGAYEESIM; encoded by the exons ATGCAGGAAAACTATGGGATTCTGGTGTCCTTGG GATACCCAATCCCCAAGCCGGATCTGATCTTCCGGCTGGAGCAAGGAGAGGAGCCTTGGGTCCCGGATAGCCCCCGTCCCGAGGAGGGAGACATCGTCACCGGTGTCTACACAG GGGCCTGGTTCTGGACCGACGACATAGAGGACCATGAGGAGGAGGACGACGAGGACTTCCTGGCAGAGGTGGCCGAGGAGGAGAACGAGCCCCCAGGGCTGTGGTCCGCGGCCTACGGCGTGGGGGACGTGCCTGGGACCTGGGGCCCCGACGACTCGGATTCGGCGCAGACTCCAGAGGGGTGGGGTCTTGACCCCGGCGGCCTTGGGGTCCTGGCCGAGGGGTCCGAGGCGAAGCCCTTTCTGCAGGGCCGGGAGCCGGGCGCGAGCCTGATGGCGCCCTGGGCGTTCCCGGCCGCGGTGACCGCTCCAGCCGGGCGGCCGGAGACGACGTGTGACGTGTGCGGTAAAGTGTTCCCGCACCGGTCCCGGCTGGCCAAGCACCAGCGCTACCACGCGGCCGTCAAGCCCTTCGGCTGCGATGAGTGCGGCAAGGGCTTCGTGTACCGCTCGCACCTGGCCATCCATCAGCGCACCCACACCGGCGAGAAGCCCTTCCCGTGTCCGGACTGCGGCAAGCGCTTCGTGTACAAGTCGCACCTGGTCACGCACCGGCGCATCCACACGGGCGAGCGGCCCTACCGCTGCGCCTTCTGCGGCGCGGGCTTCGGGCGCCGCTCCTACCTGGTCACGCACCAGCGCACGCACACCGGAGAGCGGCCCTACCCCTGCCCGCACTGCGGCCGCAGCTTCAGCCAGAGCTCGGCGCTCGCGCGGCACCAGGCCGTGCACACGGCCGACCGGCCTCACTGCTGCCCCGACTGCGGCCAGGCCTTCCGCCTCCGCGCCGACTTCCAGCGCCATCGACGGGGCGGCGGCTGCGCGGAGCCCAGCGGCGACGGCCCTCGGCGCGAGCCCTGTGAGACGGGGCCCTCGGCGGGGCCCGAGGAGGCCGAAGCCGGGCCTGAGGGGCCTGAGGTCGACGAAGCAGACGGAGAGGCCGAGGGAGAGGCCGAGGCGAGAGAGGCGGCGATGGAGGCGCCCACCCCCGGGAGAAAGGATGACCCCGAGCCGGACAGGCGGTTTCTGGGGCTGGGCAACGGCCTGGGGGAGGGCGAAGGCCCTTCCTCGCACCCGCTCGGCTTCCACTTCCCCGTGCACCCCAAGTCTTGGCTTCACCCGGATGGCTTTCCGATCTTGGGCCTCCCGGACTTCGCGGACCGGCTGTCGACCGACGGGCGCCCCCTGCCCGGACCCCTGGGGGGCCGGCTCTCCCTGGTAGAAGGCGCGGGGCTGGCCTGCGACCCTTTCGGCGGCGGTGCTGGGCCTGGGGGCGGCGGCGGCCTGCGTGCGTTCGGGCCTGCAGTCGGGGGGCTGCTGGCGGAGCCTGCGCCTGCCGCGCTGGCCGAGGAGGAGAGCCCGTGGATATGTTCCGACTGCGGCAAGACGTTCGGGCGCCGCGCGGCGCTGGCGAAGCACCAGCGCTACCACGCGGGCGAGCGGCCGCACCGCTGCGCCGACTGCGGCAAGAGCTTCGTGTACGGCTCGCACCTGGCGCGCCACCGCCGCACGCATACTGGCGAGCGGCCCTTCCCGTGCCCCGAGTGCGGTGCGCGCTTCGCCCGCGGCTCGCACCTGGCGGCGCACGTGCGTGGCCACACGGGCGAGAAGCCCTTTGTGTGCGGCGTGTGCGGCGCGGGCTTCAGCCGGCGCGCGCACCTGACGGCGCACGGGCGCGCGCACACGGGCGAGCGGCCCTACGCGTGCGGCGAGTGCGGCCGCCGCTTCGGGCAGAGCGCGGCGCTGACGCGACACCAGTGGGCGCACGCCGAGGAGAAGCCACACCGCTGTCCCGACTGCGGCAAGGGCTTCGGCCACAGCTCGGACTTCAAGCGGCACCGACGCACGCACACGGGCGAGAAGCCCTTCCGCTGCACCGACTGCGGCCGCGGCTTCGCGCAGCGCTCCAACCTGGCCAAGCACCGGCGCGGCCACACGGGCGAACGGCCCTTCCCGTGCCCCGAGTGCGGCAAGCGGTTTTCGCAGCGCTCGGTGCTCGTGACACACCAGCGCACGCACACGGGCGAGCGGCCCTACGCCTGCGCCAACTGCGGCCGCCGCTTCTCGCAGAGCTCGCACCTGCTCACCCACATGAAGACGCACCGCGGCACGGCGGGCGCGCCTGGCCAGACGCCGGCTGCCCCCGCGCCCAAGGCCGAGGCACCCGCTAAGGGGCCGCCGAGCGCGGGCGCAGGGACCGGGTCCGGGGAGCGCGGCAGCACCCTGCTGGAGTTCGCAGGCGGAACGAGCTTCGGCTCCGAGCCGACGGCCGCGTTCGCGGGGCCCTCGGGCGCCTACGAGGAGAGCATCATGTGA